A stretch of the Streptomyces sp. NBC_00078 genome encodes the following:
- a CDS encoding FGGY family carbohydrate kinase, producing the protein MGIVAGLDSAPDFTRIVVCDTDTGAVLRQGYAPHPVDGDRPADVDPQAWLLSLGEAAGGGLLEGVQAIGVSAQQNAVVPLDSQGGTVRPAMVGGDKRAQVAAADLIDALGGREAWAQAVGCVPQAAQPVTKLRWLAKNEPDAALRTAMLMQAHDWLVWQLLGRPVRRTTDRGGASGTGYWSAATGNYRSDLVELALGHQAMLPEVIGPSDPAGTTPEGLLISSGTGETMAAAFGLGIGLGDAVVSLGASGSVMAVHREALVDNTGMITSLADATGMHLPVVTTLNAVRTLRGTAELLGLPDLESLSELAMKSTPGAHGLVMLPYLEGERTPNLPHTAGSIAGLRRESMKAEHLARAAFEGMLCGLADALDVLRGRGVEVRRVFLLGAAAELTAVQAAAPMLFGAQVVVPQPADYAAIGAARQAAWALGVSQGTLDPRTPPAWQGASAQMLEPGDDLAVGQAVRQQFVSVREQTHPGAFRP; encoded by the coding sequence ATGGGGATAGTCGCCGGGTTGGACAGTGCGCCCGATTTCACTCGCATCGTCGTCTGCGACACGGACACAGGTGCCGTGCTCAGGCAGGGGTATGCGCCGCATCCGGTGGACGGAGATCGGCCCGCCGACGTCGACCCGCAGGCCTGGTTGCTGTCCCTCGGTGAAGCGGCCGGCGGTGGACTTCTCGAAGGCGTGCAGGCCATCGGCGTGTCGGCGCAGCAGAACGCGGTCGTGCCGCTCGACTCCCAGGGCGGCACCGTACGGCCCGCGATGGTCGGTGGTGACAAGCGCGCTCAGGTGGCGGCGGCCGATCTGATCGACGCGCTCGGCGGGCGCGAGGCGTGGGCGCAGGCGGTGGGGTGCGTACCGCAGGCCGCGCAGCCGGTGACCAAACTGCGCTGGCTGGCTAAGAACGAACCTGATGCCGCCCTGCGCACGGCGATGCTCATGCAGGCCCACGACTGGCTGGTGTGGCAGCTGCTGGGGAGACCGGTGAGAAGGACCACCGACCGGGGCGGGGCCTCCGGCACCGGCTACTGGTCGGCGGCCACCGGCAACTACCGGTCCGATCTCGTCGAGCTGGCGCTCGGTCACCAGGCCATGCTGCCCGAGGTGATCGGCCCGTCCGACCCGGCCGGTACGACCCCGGAGGGGCTGCTGATCTCCTCCGGGACCGGTGAGACCATGGCCGCCGCCTTCGGTCTGGGGATCGGGCTCGGAGATGCCGTGGTGTCCCTCGGGGCCTCCGGTTCCGTGATGGCCGTGCACCGCGAGGCCCTGGTCGACAACACCGGGATGATCACCTCCCTGGCCGACGCGACCGGCATGCACCTGCCCGTCGTCACCACGCTGAACGCCGTGCGGACCCTGCGCGGAACCGCCGAACTGCTCGGGCTGCCCGATCTGGAGAGCCTGTCCGAGCTGGCGATGAAGTCGACGCCCGGCGCGCACGGGCTCGTCATGCTGCCGTATCTGGAGGGTGAGCGGACGCCGAACCTGCCGCACACCGCGGGCTCGATCGCGGGGCTGCGGCGGGAGTCGATGAAGGCCGAGCACCTGGCCCGGGCGGCGTTCGAGGGCATGCTGTGCGGGCTCGCGGACGCGCTGGACGTGCTGCGCGGCCGGGGTGTCGAGGTGCGGCGGGTCTTCCTGCTGGGGGCGGCCGCCGAACTGACCGCGGTGCAGGCTGCGGCGCCCATGCTGTTCGGGGCGCAGGTCGTCGTACCGCAGCCCGCGGACTACGCGGCGATCGGTGCCGCCCGGCAGGCCGCCTGGGCGCTCGGCGTGTCGCAGGGCACGCTCGACCCGCGCACTCCGCCGGCCTGGCAGGGCGCGTCCGCCCAGATGCTGGAGCCCGGCGACGACCTGGCGGTCGGACAGGCGGTGCGGCAGCAGTTCGTCTCGGTGAGGGAACAGACACATCCCGGCGCGTTCCGCCCGTAA
- a CDS encoding YtxH domain-containing protein encodes MRYKLTFVVGLALGYVLGTRAGRERYEQLKKSARQVSQNPAVRNTAETAAQQGRQFAGKAYHAVSEKVGDRVPDSVTQRVRSLRDRNTNGTAGDDWGTTNT; translated from the coding sequence ATGCGCTACAAGCTCACGTTCGTCGTCGGGCTGGCTCTGGGTTACGTGCTGGGCACACGTGCCGGGCGCGAGCGCTACGAGCAGCTGAAGAAGTCCGCACGCCAGGTCTCTCAGAACCCGGCCGTCCGCAACACCGCCGAGACGGCCGCCCAGCAGGGCCGCCAGTTCGCCGGCAAGGCGTATCACGCGGTGAGCGAGAAGGTCGGCGACCGCGTCCCCGACTCGGTGACCCAGCGAGTCCGTTCCCTGCGGGACCGCAACACCAACGGCACCGCAGGGGACGACTGGGGCACCACCAATACCTAG
- a CDS encoding aldo/keto reductase, translating into MRTTTLGTTDVRVTELSFGAAGIGNLFRPVTDEAASAAVAAAWDAGVRTFDTAPHYGLGLSERRLGAALRGRDRDTYTVSTKVGRLLEPHPEGGRGDDLAHGFAVPDTHRRVWDFSCDGVLRSLEASLDRLGLDRVDIALLHDPDHHAEQALTEAYPALERLRGEGVVKAIGIGVNQCALPARFLRETDIDVVLLAGRYTLLEQEGLAEVLPEAAARGRSVIVGGVFNSGLLTDPKPGAMYDYAPAPLHVLDRALRMKAVTERHGVPLRAAALRFPLGHPAVASVLSGARSADEVRDTVDQLRRTVPAALWDELRAEGLLPPHVPVPAAAPVDEADRPKEKSKSREGDRHGHAGEHG; encoded by the coding sequence ATGAGAACGACCACGCTGGGCACCACCGACGTCAGGGTCACCGAGCTGTCGTTCGGGGCCGCTGGCATCGGCAACCTCTTCCGCCCGGTCACCGACGAGGCGGCGTCCGCCGCGGTGGCGGCGGCCTGGGACGCGGGCGTACGCACCTTCGACACCGCCCCGCACTACGGACTCGGGCTGTCCGAGCGACGCCTGGGTGCCGCGCTGCGCGGACGCGATCGCGACACGTACACCGTCTCCACCAAAGTCGGGCGGCTGCTCGAACCCCACCCGGAGGGAGGCCGCGGCGACGATCTCGCCCACGGCTTCGCCGTGCCCGACACTCACCGGCGAGTCTGGGACTTCAGCTGCGACGGAGTCCTGCGCTCCCTGGAAGCGAGCCTGGACCGCCTCGGCCTGGACCGTGTGGACATCGCCCTGCTGCACGACCCGGACCACCACGCCGAGCAGGCCCTCACCGAGGCCTACCCGGCGCTGGAACGACTGCGCGGCGAAGGCGTCGTCAAGGCGATCGGCATCGGAGTGAACCAGTGCGCACTCCCCGCCCGCTTCCTGCGCGAGACCGACATCGACGTGGTGCTGCTCGCCGGCCGCTACACCCTGCTGGAGCAGGAGGGACTTGCCGAGGTACTGCCGGAGGCCGCCGCCCGCGGCAGGAGTGTCATCGTCGGCGGGGTGTTCAACTCGGGTCTGCTCACCGACCCCAAGCCCGGGGCCATGTACGACTACGCGCCCGCCCCACTTCACGTACTCGACCGGGCTCTGCGCATGAAGGCGGTCACCGAACGCCACGGCGTACCGCTGCGCGCAGCCGCTCTGCGCTTCCCACTCGGCCATCCGGCGGTCGCGAGCGTTCTGTCCGGCGCGCGTTCCGCCGACGAGGTCCGCGACACGGTGGACCAACTGCGGCGAACGGTACCGGCCGCACTCTGGGACGAACTGCGCGCCGAGGGGCTGCTGCCCCCGCACGTCCCCGTCCCTGCCGCCGCGCCGGTCGACGAAGCCGATCGGCCGAAGGAGAAGTCGAAGAGTCGCGAAGGTGACCGCCATGGGCATGCAGGCGAACACGGCTGA
- the dnaG gene encoding DNA primase: MAGRINDEDVKAVRDAVPIDAVVSEYLQLRNAGGGNLKGLCPFHDEKSPSFQVSPSKGLFHCFGCQEGGDTITFVMKVDHLTFSESVERLAGQAGITLRYEEGGYNPSHQRGERIRLVEAHKIAAQWYVEQLATSPEADTGRKFLAERGFDQSAAEHFSVGYSPQGWDHLTRYLRGRGFTDKELLLSGLSQEGRRGPIDRFRGRLMWPIRDIGGEVVGFGARKLYEADNGPKYLNTPDTAIYRKSQVLYGIDLAKKDIAKASRAVVVEGYTDVMACHLAGVTTAIATCGTAFGGDHIKILRRLLMDNGSARVIFTFDGDAAGQKAALRAFEDDQKFAAETYIAIAPDGMDPCELRLAKGDEAVADLAEPRTPLFEFALRQIVVRYDLDTPAGRAAALDEAAPIVARIKNSGAQHEVAVQLAGMLGILDTQFVVKRVAQLARWARDRGGRGPAPTRGPQQPYDAAPRPLTSGPALNLRNPVYATERELLKLALQRPELVSPAFDAYGADEFTAAPYAAVREAIMEAGGVEYGVQDAQDYLVRVREAAPDDAVRAMVTELAVEAIMRRTVDENYAGDQLVTVRRRAVERRVRDVQSTFTRLGTQSDPAQLAAVQNELWVLQQYDQALREQGAAAL, from the coding sequence GTGGCAGGACGGATCAACGACGAGGACGTGAAGGCGGTACGGGACGCGGTCCCTATCGACGCCGTGGTGTCCGAGTACCTCCAGCTGCGCAACGCGGGCGGTGGCAACCTCAAGGGCCTGTGCCCCTTCCACGACGAGAAGTCGCCGTCCTTCCAGGTCAGCCCGAGCAAGGGACTCTTCCACTGCTTCGGCTGTCAGGAGGGCGGCGACACCATCACGTTCGTGATGAAGGTCGACCACCTCACCTTCTCGGAGTCGGTCGAGCGCCTCGCCGGCCAGGCGGGCATCACCCTGCGGTACGAGGAGGGCGGCTACAACCCGTCCCACCAGCGCGGCGAGCGCATCCGCCTGGTCGAGGCCCACAAGATCGCCGCCCAGTGGTACGTCGAACAGCTCGCGACCAGCCCGGAGGCCGACACCGGCCGCAAGTTCCTCGCCGAGCGCGGCTTCGACCAGTCGGCCGCCGAGCACTTCTCCGTCGGCTACAGCCCCCAGGGCTGGGACCACCTCACCCGCTACCTCCGCGGCAGGGGCTTCACCGACAAGGAGCTCCTCCTCTCCGGCCTCTCCCAGGAGGGCCGCCGCGGCCCCATCGACCGCTTCCGCGGCCGTCTGATGTGGCCGATCCGCGACATCGGCGGTGAGGTCGTCGGCTTCGGCGCCCGCAAGCTGTACGAGGCGGACAACGGCCCCAAGTACCTCAACACACCGGACACGGCGATCTACCGGAAGTCCCAGGTCCTCTACGGCATCGACCTCGCGAAGAAGGACATCGCCAAGGCCAGCCGCGCGGTCGTGGTCGAGGGCTACACGGATGTCATGGCCTGCCACCTGGCCGGCGTCACGACCGCCATCGCGACCTGCGGCACGGCCTTCGGCGGCGACCACATCAAGATCCTCCGCCGGCTGCTGATGGACAACGGCTCGGCCCGGGTGATCTTCACCTTCGACGGCGACGCGGCCGGCCAGAAGGCTGCCCTGCGCGCCTTCGAGGACGACCAGAAGTTCGCCGCCGAGACGTACATCGCGATCGCCCCCGACGGCATGGACCCCTGCGAGCTGCGCCTGGCGAAGGGCGACGAGGCGGTCGCGGACCTGGCCGAACCCCGCACGCCGCTCTTCGAGTTCGCGCTCCGCCAGATCGTCGTCCGCTACGACCTCGACACCCCCGCCGGCCGAGCGGCAGCCCTGGACGAGGCGGCCCCGATCGTCGCCCGCATCAAGAACAGCGGCGCCCAGCACGAGGTCGCCGTCCAGCTCGCCGGCATGCTCGGCATCCTCGACACCCAGTTCGTCGTCAAGCGCGTGGCCCAGCTGGCCCGTTGGGCCCGCGACCGCGGCGGCAGGGGACCGGCGCCGACCCGGGGCCCGCAGCAGCCGTACGACGCCGCCCCCCGCCCCCTGACCTCAGGCCCGGCCCTCAACCTCCGCAACCCCGTCTACGCCACCGAACGCGAACTCCTCAAACTCGCCCTCCAGCGCCCCGAGTTGGTCTCCCCGGCCTTCGACGCCTACGGTGCCGACGAGTTCACCGCCGCGCCCTACGCCGCCGTACGCGAGGCGATCATGGAGGCGGGCGGCGTGGAGTACGGCGTCCAGGACGCGCAGGACTACCTGGTCCGCGTCCGGGAGGCAGCACCGGACGACGCGGTGCGCGCGATGGTCACGGAGCTGGCCGTCGAGGCGATCATGCGCCGCACGGTCGACGAGAACTACGCGGGCGATCAGCTCGTCACCGTCCGCCGCCGCGCCGTGGAGCGCCGCGTCCGCGACGTCCAAAGCACCTTCACCCGCCTCGGCACCCAAAGCGACCCGGCCCAACTGGCCGCCGTACAGAACGAGTTGTGGGTGCTCCAGCAGTACGACCAGGCGCTGAGGGAGCAGGGGGCTGCCGCCCTCTAG
- a CDS encoding ABC transporter ATP-binding protein: MAGPMARMMGQGGGPDSRSMDFKVSGKRLIARFKPERLTIYALLVCVVVSVGLNVIGPKILGKATDLVFSGIIGRQMPAGATKEQVLASMRERGQGQVADMLRSTDFTPGKGIDFGAVGNVLLLAVCTFLVAGLLMAVATRLVNRAVNRTMYRMREDVQAKLSRLPLSYFDKRQRGEVLSRATNDIDNIGQTLQQSMGQLINSVLTIIGVLAVMFWVSWLLALVALVTVPLSFVVATRVGKRSQPHFVQQWRSTGKLNAHIEEMYTGHTLVKVFGRQEESAQQFAEQNDALYEAGFKAQFNSGVMQPLMMFVSNLNYVLVAVVGGLRVASGALSIGDVQAFIQYSRQFSMPLTQVASMANLVQSGVASAERIFELLDAEEQEADPVRGARPEELRGLVELENISFRYDPDKPLIENLSLKAEPGHTVAIVGPTGAGKTTLVNLLMRFYDVSGGRITLDGVDIATMSRDELRAGIGMVLQDTWLFGGTIAENIAYGASRDVTPGEIEEAARAAHADRFVRTLPDGYDTVIDDEGSGVSAGEKQLITIARAFLSDPTILVLDEATSSVDTRTEVLIQKAMAKLAHGRTSFVIAHRLSTIRDADTILVMENGSIVEQGAHTDLLAADGAYGRLYKAQFAQAVAEVD, translated from the coding sequence ATGGCCGGGCCGATGGCACGGATGATGGGCCAGGGCGGTGGCCCCGACAGCCGTTCGATGGACTTCAAGGTGTCGGGCAAACGCCTGATCGCCCGGTTCAAACCGGAACGTCTCACGATCTACGCGCTGCTGGTCTGCGTGGTCGTGAGCGTCGGCCTGAACGTGATCGGGCCGAAGATCCTCGGCAAGGCCACCGACCTGGTCTTCTCCGGCATCATCGGGCGGCAGATGCCGGCCGGGGCCACGAAGGAGCAGGTCCTCGCCTCCATGCGGGAGCGGGGCCAGGGCCAGGTCGCCGACATGCTGCGCAGCACCGACTTCACGCCGGGCAAGGGCATCGACTTCGGCGCGGTGGGGAACGTCCTGCTGCTCGCGGTGTGTACGTTCCTCGTCGCCGGTCTGCTGATGGCGGTGGCGACCCGACTCGTGAACCGGGCCGTCAACCGGACCATGTACCGGATGCGCGAGGACGTACAGGCGAAGCTGTCGCGGCTGCCGCTGTCGTACTTCGACAAGCGTCAGCGCGGTGAGGTGCTGTCCCGGGCCACGAACGACATCGACAACATCGGTCAGACGCTGCAGCAGTCGATGGGCCAGCTCATCAACTCGGTGCTGACCATCATCGGCGTGCTCGCGGTGATGTTCTGGGTGTCCTGGCTGCTGGCGCTGGTCGCGCTGGTCACGGTGCCGCTGTCGTTCGTCGTCGCCACACGCGTCGGCAAGCGCTCGCAGCCGCACTTCGTGCAGCAGTGGCGCTCGACCGGCAAGCTGAACGCCCACATCGAGGAGATGTACACCGGCCACACGCTGGTGAAGGTGTTCGGGCGGCAGGAGGAGTCGGCGCAGCAGTTCGCCGAGCAGAACGACGCGCTGTACGAGGCCGGGTTCAAGGCGCAGTTCAACAGCGGGGTCATGCAGCCCCTGATGATGTTCGTGTCGAACCTCAACTACGTGCTGGTGGCGGTCGTCGGTGGACTGCGGGTCGCGTCCGGCGCGCTGTCGATCGGTGACGTACAGGCCTTCATCCAGTACTCGCGGCAGTTCTCGATGCCGCTGACGCAGGTCGCCTCGATGGCGAACCTGGTGCAGTCGGGCGTCGCCTCGGCGGAGCGGATCTTCGAACTCCTGGACGCGGAGGAGCAGGAGGCGGATCCGGTGCGCGGCGCGCGGCCCGAGGAGCTGCGGGGGCTGGTGGAGCTGGAGAACATCTCCTTCCGCTACGACCCCGACAAGCCGCTGATCGAGAACCTGTCCCTGAAGGCGGAACCCGGGCACACCGTCGCTATCGTCGGCCCGACGGGAGCCGGCAAGACCACGCTGGTCAATCTGCTCATGCGGTTCTACGACGTGTCCGGCGGGCGTATCACTCTCGACGGCGTCGACATCGCGACCATGTCCCGGGACGAGCTGCGGGCCGGGATCGGCATGGTGCTGCAGGACACCTGGCTGTTCGGCGGCACGATCGCGGAGAACATCGCGTACGGCGCCTCGCGGGACGTCACGCCGGGCGAGATCGAGGAGGCGGCGCGGGCCGCGCACGCCGACCGGTTCGTGCGCACCCTTCCCGACGGCTACGACACCGTGATCGACGACGAGGGCTCGGGTGTCAGTGCCGGTGAGAAGCAGCTCATCACCATCGCGCGGGCGTTCCTGTCGGACCCGACGATCCTGGTGCTCGACGAGGCGACGAGTTCGGTGGACACCCGCACCGAGGTGCTGATCCAGAAGGCGATGGCGAAGCTGGCCCACGGCAGGACGTCGTTCGTGATCGCGCACCGGCTGTCGACCATCCGGGACGCGGACACGATCCTCGTCATGGAGAACGGGTCGATCGTGGAACAGGGCGCCCACACGGACCTGTTGGCGGCCGACGGGGCGTACGGGCGGCTGTACAAGGCGCAGTTCGCCCAGGCGGTGGCCGAAGTCGACTAG
- a CDS encoding ABC transporter ATP-binding protein → MLIRLLRTYLRPYRKPIALLVLLQFLQTCATLYLPTLNAHIIDQGVVKGDTGYILSFGALMIGISLVQVVCNIGAVYYGARTASALGRDLRASVFDRVQSFSAREVGHFGAPSLITRTTNDVQQVQMLALMTFTLMVSAPIMCVGGIVLALGLDVPLSGVLIAVVPTLGICVTLIVRKLRPLFRSMQVRLDTVNRVLREQITGNRVIRAFVRDEYEKDRFGKSNADLTEMQLKTGNLLALMFPVVMTTVNLSSIAVVWFGAHRIDSGGMQIGDLTAFLAYLMQIVMSVMMATFMFMMVPRAEVCAERIEEVLGTSSSVVPPVAPVTELRRHGHLEIRGAGFRYPGAEEPVLKGIDLVAQPGEVTAVIGSTGSGKSTLMGLVPRLFDATDGEVLVDGTNVASLEPALLAKTVGLVPQKPYLFAGTVATNLRYGNPDATDEELWHALEVAQAKDFVQKLEAGLNAPISQGGTNVSGGQRQRLAIARTLVQRPEIYLFDDSFSALDYATDAALRAALAQETAEATVVIVAQRVATIREADRIVVLDEGRVVGTGRHHELMAGNETYREIVLSQLTEAEAA, encoded by the coding sequence GTGCTCATACGACTTCTGCGGACCTACCTCAGGCCCTACAGGAAACCCATCGCCCTGCTGGTGCTGCTGCAGTTCCTGCAGACCTGCGCCACCCTCTATCTGCCCACTCTGAACGCCCACATCATCGACCAAGGCGTCGTGAAGGGTGACACCGGCTACATCCTCTCCTTCGGCGCCCTGATGATCGGTATCTCGCTGGTCCAGGTCGTGTGCAACATCGGTGCCGTGTACTACGGCGCCCGCACCGCCTCCGCACTCGGCCGGGACCTGCGCGCGTCCGTGTTCGACCGGGTGCAGTCCTTCTCCGCGCGGGAGGTCGGTCATTTCGGCGCGCCCTCGCTGATCACCCGTACGACCAATGACGTGCAGCAGGTCCAGATGCTGGCCCTGATGACGTTCACGCTGATGGTGTCGGCGCCGATCATGTGCGTGGGCGGCATCGTGCTGGCGCTCGGCCTGGATGTGCCGCTGTCCGGTGTGCTGATCGCCGTGGTCCCGACGCTGGGCATCTGCGTGACGCTGATCGTGCGGAAGCTGCGGCCGCTGTTCAGGTCCATGCAGGTGCGCCTGGACACGGTCAACCGGGTCCTGCGCGAGCAGATCACCGGCAACCGTGTGATCAGGGCGTTCGTGCGGGACGAGTACGAGAAGGACCGGTTCGGCAAGTCCAACGCCGACCTCACCGAGATGCAGCTGAAGACCGGCAACCTGCTCGCGCTGATGTTCCCGGTGGTCATGACCACGGTGAACCTGTCGTCGATCGCGGTGGTGTGGTTCGGCGCCCACCGGATCGACAGCGGCGGGATGCAGATCGGCGACCTGACCGCGTTTCTCGCCTACCTCATGCAGATCGTCATGTCCGTGATGATGGCCACCTTCATGTTCATGATGGTGCCGCGCGCGGAGGTGTGTGCCGAGCGGATCGAGGAGGTGCTCGGGACGTCCTCCAGCGTGGTGCCGCCGGTGGCCCCGGTCACCGAGCTGCGCCGGCACGGCCATCTGGAGATCCGGGGTGCCGGGTTCCGCTATCCCGGTGCCGAGGAGCCCGTGCTCAAGGGGATCGACCTGGTGGCGCAGCCCGGCGAGGTGACCGCCGTCATCGGCTCGACGGGCAGTGGCAAGTCGACGCTGATGGGGCTCGTCCCGCGCCTGTTCGACGCCACCGACGGCGAGGTGCTCGTCGACGGCACGAACGTGGCGTCCCTCGAACCGGCGCTGCTGGCGAAGACGGTCGGGCTGGTGCCGCAGAAGCCCTACCTGTTCGCGGGGACGGTCGCGACCAACCTGCGCTACGGCAACCCGGACGCCACGGACGAGGAGCTGTGGCACGCGCTGGAGGTGGCGCAGGCCAAGGACTTCGTGCAGAAACTCGAAGCCGGGCTCAACGCCCCCATCTCGCAGGGCGGCACGAACGTCTCCGGCGGTCAGCGGCAGCGGCTCGCCATCGCCCGGACGCTGGTGCAGCGCCCGGAGATCTACCTCTTCGACGACTCCTTCTCCGCGCTGGACTACGCCACCGACGCGGCGCTGCGTGCGGCGCTCGCCCAGGAGACCGCGGAAGCGACCGTCGTGATCGTCGCCCAGCGGGTGGCGACCATCCGGGAGGCGGACCGGATCGTCGTCCTCGACGAGGGACGTGTCGTCGGGACCGGCCGCCATCACGAGCTGATGGCGGGCAACGAGACCTACCGGGAGATCGTGCTCTCCCAACTGACGGAAGCGGAGGCTGCCTGA
- a CDS encoding RNA polymerase sigma factor, producing the protein MPESSERGRSVPHGSHNPAAAFIAYGTDSGEAVDSAPEAALPHTSAAIILEVAPVQTQTLTQTDKSTDGTEPDAETDPLVAVPPQTRVAHHPEAEPESPPEPAEPPAEALETAEDPEPVAPRARAADTAGPSSDLFRQYLREIGRIALLTAAEEVELARRVEAGLFAEERLGSAPDLDSQLALDLDRLVVMGRMAKRRLIEANLRLVVSVAKRYVGRGLTMLDLVQEGNLGLIRAVEKFDYARGYKFSTYATWWIRQAMSRALADQARTIRVPVHVVELINRVVRVQRRMLQERGYEPTPEEVADHLELPPERVSEVLRLAQEPVSLHAPVGEEDDVALGDLIEDGDATSPVESAAFLLLREHLEAVLSTLGERERKVVQLRYGLVDGRPRTLEEIGRIFGVTRERIRQIESKTLNKLRDHAFADQLRGYLD; encoded by the coding sequence GTGCCTGAGTCCTCGGAGCGCGGCCGATCCGTCCCGCACGGGTCGCACAACCCCGCGGCTGCGTTCATCGCGTACGGGACGGACAGCGGCGAGGCCGTCGACTCCGCTCCCGAAGCAGCGCTGCCGCACACCTCAGCAGCGATCATCCTGGAGGTCGCCCCCGTGCAGACCCAGACCCTCACCCAGACCGACAAGAGTACGGACGGCACGGAGCCGGACGCGGAGACCGATCCCCTCGTCGCGGTCCCGCCGCAGACCCGTGTCGCGCACCACCCCGAGGCGGAGCCCGAGAGCCCGCCCGAGCCGGCCGAACCGCCCGCAGAGGCGCTGGAGACCGCGGAGGACCCCGAGCCGGTGGCACCGCGGGCCCGCGCGGCCGACACCGCAGGCCCGTCCTCGGACCTGTTCCGCCAGTACCTGCGCGAGATCGGCCGCATCGCCCTGCTGACCGCGGCCGAGGAGGTCGAACTCGCGCGCCGCGTCGAGGCCGGCCTGTTCGCCGAGGAGAGGCTCGGCTCGGCACCCGACCTGGACAGCCAGCTCGCGCTCGACCTGGACCGTCTCGTCGTCATGGGCCGCATGGCCAAGCGCCGCCTCATCGAGGCGAATCTGCGGCTTGTGGTGTCCGTGGCCAAGCGCTATGTCGGCCGCGGGCTGACCATGCTGGATCTCGTCCAGGAAGGAAACCTGGGCCTGATCCGCGCCGTCGAGAAGTTCGACTACGCCCGCGGCTACAAGTTCTCCACCTACGCCACCTGGTGGATCCGCCAGGCCATGTCCCGGGCCCTCGCCGACCAGGCCCGGACCATCCGAGTCCCGGTCCACGTCGTCGAGTTGATCAACCGGGTCGTCCGCGTCCAGCGCCGCATGCTGCAGGAACGCGGCTACGAGCCGACGCCGGAAGAAGTCGCCGACCACCTCGAACTGCCGCCGGAGCGCGTCAGCGAGGTCCTCCGCCTGGCCCAGGAACCGGTCTCCCTGCACGCCCCGGTGGGCGAGGAGGACGACGTGGCCCTCGGCGACCTGATCGAGGACGGCGACGCCACCTCTCCCGTCGAGTCGGCCGCCTTCCTGCTCCTTCGGGAGCACCTGGAGGCGGTGCTGTCGACGCTGGGAGAGCGGGAGCGGAAGGTCGTACAGCTGCGGTACGGGCTCGTCGACGGCCGCCCGCGCACGCTGGAGGAGATAGGCCGCATCTTCGGCGTCACGCGGGAACGGATACGGCAGATCGAGTCCAAGACGCTGAACAAGCTGCGCGACCACGCCTTCGCGGACCAGCTGAGGGGATACCTGGACTGA